A genomic region of Thermoanaerobaculia bacterium contains the following coding sequences:
- the rplI gene encoding 50S ribosomal protein L9, with amino-acid sequence MKIILTDEVRGLGRRGDVVDVKNGYARNFLLPQGLAFLANAANTRRLEEEKKRYDERVMKEKTVAEKVASRMDGLRLTLVKKAGEGDVLYGSVTAGEIADLLAEKGIEVDRRRIALEEPIKRLGEHQVHVKLHRDVTVPVTIEVQGTSTAAPAVS; translated from the coding sequence ATGAAGATCATCCTCACCGACGAAGTGCGCGGGCTCGGACGCCGCGGCGACGTCGTGGACGTCAAGAACGGCTACGCCCGGAACTTCCTGCTGCCGCAGGGACTCGCTTTCCTCGCCAACGCCGCCAACACGCGCCGTCTGGAAGAGGAGAAGAAGCGCTACGACGAGCGGGTGATGAAGGAAAAGACCGTCGCCGAGAAGGTGGCTTCCCGGATGGACGGCCTTCGGCTGACGCTCGTGAAGAAGGCGGGAGAGGGAGACGTCCTCTATGGCTCCGTGACCGCCGGCGAGATCGCCGACCTCCTGGCGGAAAAGGGAATCGAAGTGGATCGCCGCCGCATCGCGCTCGAAGAGCCCATCAAGAGGCTGGGCGAGCACCAGGTGCACGTCAAGCTCCACCGCGACGTGACGGTTCCGGTAACCATCGAGGTCCAGGGGACCTCAACCGCCGCGCCTGCGGTTTCCTGA
- a CDS encoding DUF2232 domain-containing protein, with protein MNRDSALAEGLAAAGLSAFFFWGLRFLPVVGIVFVPGAALPLVRLGARRGAKSALAAGAGAAALSAAIGFSITRSLPDSAGQALALLATAGACGVAGGLARTRDASRVFLGLAIWGAVLGAGLWSAAPGSDREVQTRFDAMTSASIASLRQSGADPEAMKTWQSTAELVRGVIVRYGPGLIAGLWIAVAAAAFYLGRRFALRGPEGGGFSRLRLPPALAGLFVLAGAAAALFRGDPRRAAVDVLIPVLVLYFLAGLSIIAYFARRWFRTGVLRAAIYVMVWWLPPLWAGTAVLGLFDWYFDLRKRAEKQAIGRNE; from the coding sequence ATGAATCGGGACTCGGCCCTGGCGGAGGGACTGGCGGCCGCCGGTCTCTCCGCTTTCTTCTTCTGGGGGCTGAGATTCCTTCCGGTCGTCGGCATCGTCTTCGTGCCCGGCGCCGCGCTCCCCCTCGTGCGCCTGGGCGCGCGCCGGGGAGCGAAGTCCGCTCTCGCCGCCGGCGCCGGCGCGGCGGCGCTCTCGGCGGCCATCGGGTTTTCGATCACGCGCTCGCTTCCCGATTCGGCGGGGCAGGCGCTCGCGCTGCTCGCGACCGCCGGGGCGTGCGGCGTCGCCGGCGGGCTCGCGCGCACGCGGGACGCGTCGCGCGTCTTCCTCGGGCTCGCGATCTGGGGCGCCGTCCTCGGCGCGGGGCTCTGGTCCGCCGCTCCCGGATCGGACCGTGAGGTCCAGACGCGGTTCGACGCGATGACGTCCGCCTCGATCGCGTCGCTGCGCCAGTCGGGCGCGGATCCGGAGGCGATGAAGACGTGGCAGTCGACGGCGGAGCTCGTCCGGGGGGTGATCGTCCGCTACGGGCCGGGTCTCATCGCCGGGCTCTGGATCGCCGTGGCGGCCGCCGCGTTCTATCTCGGCCGCCGGTTCGCGTTGCGCGGCCCCGAGGGGGGCGGATTCTCCCGCCTGCGCCTCCCGCCGGCGCTGGCCGGCCTCTTCGTGCTGGCGGGGGCGGCCGCCGCCCTCTTCCGGGGGGACCCTCGGCGAGCGGCGGTCGACGTCCTGATCCCCGTCCTGGTCTTGTATTTTCTGGCCGGACTCTCTATCATCGCCTACTTCGCGCGGCGCTGGTTCCGGACGGGGGTGCTCCGCGCGGCGATCTACGTCATGGTCTGGTGGCTTCCCCCGTTGTGGGCGGGCACCGCGGTGCTGGGTCTCTTCGACTGGTATTTCGACCTCCGCAAGAGGGCGGAGAAACAAGCGATCGGGAGAAACGAATGA